AACGCAAAATATCTCGCGTGGTCGCATGACGGCAAATGGATCGCGTTCGCATCCCAGCCGATTCAAAAAGAAGGCATGAATGTGAACATTGACGCAGTGTTCGCGGACGGCAGTCTGCGGCGCACAATTGTCGGCGGCGGTACGTTGCCTGCCTGGTCGCCGGACGATACGCAGATCACATTTTCGTCGTGTCGCGGAAGTAACTGCGGAATTTTGATCGCGAGTTCGTTGGGCAACGATGGCGGACGTTTGATCGTCGGCGAGTTGGGCGCGAATCCGATGTGGTCGCCGGATGGACAACGCATCGTCTATCAAGCCGAAGCGGATGGCGTCAAGCAATTGTTCGTCGTCAACGCGAATGGATCGGGCAAGCGGCAACTGACGACCGGCAAAGAACAACACGTCGGCGCAACGTGGTCGCTCGACGGAAATTTTATTTTCTATCGTGCGACCGACAACAATCACTGGGGCATTTATCGCATGAACGCCGATGGCAGCAATCCAACGCGTCTCATCCAGGATGTCGCACCAGTGGATTGGGCATACGAGCGGTTAGCGGTCGGCAAGTAAATCCAAAGCAGCAGCATGGGGCGATTGAAATCGCCGCGGGCGGGCGTTCCGCCGGGCGTCCACCTCCGTGGACGCCGATTCGCCGGCGTAGGCGGGCGACCAGCCACCGGCTCACGCGGGGCAATTTCAATTGCCATCTCTCCGGTGGGCATACAACACTATCGAGAGAATCCAGGTTTCTCCAAGAAACCTGGATTCTTTTTTGCTCAAATATTTCTGTGTGTTTCTGTGGCAGAAAACGTGTCAGTCACTAACGGGGCGAATCAATTCTGCGGAGTTATTGCGCGGCGAGTTGACGAGCGATGAAACTGGGTAGGCAATCATCTTGTCGGCGGGATACGGTTGCAGAAGCGTCACCAATTCACCCAGGTCTTGGTTGGCTGGGTTGAGCCACGATTTGTATGATGTCTTGGGTAGGATAACGGGCATCCGCTCGTGAATCGGTTTCATCAACTCGTTCGCCGATGTGGTAATGATCGTGCACGAAGCGATCCACTCGTCGTCGGGCGATTTCCACACGTCGTACAAGCCGGCAAAGCCAAACGGCTTTTTCGATTTGAGCTGAATGAACATTGGAATTTTCTGCGCGCCGGTCTTTTGCCATTCGTAAAATCCATCGGCGACGATCAAGCAACGCCGGCTTTTCAACGGTCGTTTGAAGCTCGCCTTCTCCGCGACGGTCTCGGCGCGCGCGTTGATCATCTTGGAGCCGATAGCCATGTCCTTTGCCCACACCGGAATCAAGCCCCAACGCATCGCGTCAAGCACATTCTGTCCGTCGCGTTGCACGACCGCGACGACTTGCTGGGTTGGCGCGACGTTGTAGTTGGGTTTCACTTCGGCATTGACTTGCGCGATATTGAACGCCAGTTGAATCTGTTCGAGATCCGACTGGATGATAAACCGACCGCACATAAGGTACCTCCTCCAGTAGCGCAAATTTCCAATTTGCGTTGGCAAGTTGGAAACTTGCCCTACGCGACTACGTGGCGCAAATTTCCAATTTGCGTGCGGCAAGTTGGAAACTTGCCCTACGCGGCTACGTGGCGCAAATTTCCAATTTGCGTACGGCAGGTTGGAAACTTGCCCTACGCGACTACGTGGCGCAAATTTCCAATTTGCGTTGGCAAGTTGGAAACTTGCCCTACGCGGCTACGTGGCGCAAATTTCCAATTTGCGTACGGCAAGTTGGAAACTTGCCCTACGATCCAGTTTTATATACCGCCGACGATTTCTTCGTCGGCGCGTTTTTTGTTTGAGCCGGTTCCTGCAAGCGTTTAGCCAGCCGCGAATTGCGTTGCACGATCTTGTTGTTCTTGACCGCGAGCGCGATCGCTTTGGGAGTGCCGACCAGGACGACGAGTTCTTTGGCGCGCGTCACGGCGGTGTAAAGTAGGTTGCGTTGCAACATCAAGTAATGTTGCGTGAGCAAGGGGATCACCACCGCGCGATATTCGCTCCCCTGGGATTTGTGAACGCTCATTGCAAACGCGTGCACGAGTTCATCCAATTCTCCGAATTCATACTCCACGCGCGCGCCGTCGAAATCCACACCCAGGACTTGGTCCTCGCTATCTACTGACACGACGCGACCCAGGTCGCCGTTGAACACTTGCTTGTCATAGTTGTTGCGTGTTTGCAGAACCTTGTCGCCCACGCGAAAGACGCGGCTACCGTGACGCTGCTCTTTCTTACGCTCCGCCGCCGGATTGAGTGCATCTTGGAGCGATTGATTCAACGCACCCACTCCCACAGTCCCGCGGTGCATCGGACTGAGTACCTGGATGTCTTCGATGGCGTCCATGCCGAATTTGTTCGGGATGCGCGTCTTGACCACTTCGACAACGCGCTGTGCGGCTTGCTCCGGTTCGCTTTCTTTGAAGAGAAAAAAATCCTTGGCGACCTGGGTGAACTGCGGCATCTCACCCTGGTTAATTCGATGCGCGTTCGTGATGATGAGACTCTCTTCCGCTTGGCGAAAGATCACGTCGAGCGCGACGACGGGCACGAACTGGGACGCGATCAAATCGCGCAACACACTGCCCGCGCCGACCGAGGGCAGTTGATCGGGGTCGCCGATCAAGAGCACGTGACTCCAGAGATCGAGCGCCTTGAGCAACGCGTTCATCAGCAATAGGTCAATCATCGAGAGTTCATCCACGATGATCAAATCCGCGTCGAGCGGATTGTCGCGGTCGCGCAGAAACTTGTTGCCTTCATACGGTTTGAATTCCAGGAGCCGATGCAAGGTCTGCGCGGTTTCGCCGGTCGCTTCGCTCAAACGTTTCGCGGCGCGTCCGGTCGGCGCGGCAAGTTTGAACGTCTTGCGTTTGGCTTTCAAGAGCTGAATCAACGCGCGCACGCTCGTCGTCTTGCCGGTGCCAGGTCCGCCGGTGAGGACAGAGACTTTGGAGGTGAGTGCGGTCTTGACCGCCTCTTGTTGTTTCGCGGTCAACGCGATGCGATTCTTTTGCGCGACCCACTCGAACGCGCTCGCCCAATCGAGCGCGCGAAATTCCTCCAGGCGCGTGCGCGGCTGTGCGACCAATTCCTTCAAGCGATTGGCGACGCCGATCTCGGCGTAATAGAATGGGATCAAGTAGACGGCTTCATCTTCGACGAACACTTCTTCGGCTTGCGCCAGTCGCGCGATGGCTTCTTCGACGAGTTGCGCCGATGCATCCAGCGCCTCGGTCGCCGCGCGAATCAGATCGGTGCGCAACGCGAACACGTGTCCATCGTCGCTGAATTGACCCAGGACGTAGCGCACGCCGGCTTCGATCCGCGCGGGGTCGCTGGGCTGAATGCCCATCGCGCGCGCGATTTTATCGGCGGTGAGAAATCCAATGCCCCAGATATCGCGCGCGAGACGATACGGATCGTTGCGCACGATGTTGAGCGCGCCGTCGCCGTATGCTTTGTAGATTTTCACCGCGAGCGACGTACTGACGCCATGACTCTGGAGAAAGAGCATCACTTCTTTGATCTGCTTCTGCTCCGCCCAGCCGCGTTGAATGATCTCGATGCGCTTGGGTCCGACGCCATCCACCTCGCGCAGACGCGCGACATCGGTTTCGATCACGTCGAGCGTGTCGAGTCCGAAATGTTTAACGATGCGTTCCGCGGTGACCGGACCGACGCCTTTAATCAGACCGGAACCCAGGTATTTGCGTAGACCTTGGACGGTCGCCGGATATTGCAAGGAAAAATGTTTGATCTCGAATTGGCGACCATGTTGAGGATGATTCGTCCAGATGCCATCGAGCGACAACGATTCGCCGACATTCGCGCCCATCAGATTGCCGACGATGGTGATCGTGTCCGGTTTGCCTTCGGGCAAAAAGCGCGCGACGGTATAACCGTTCTCTTCGTTGTAGAACGTGATGCGCTCGATGGTGCCGCGCAACGATTGTAGCGGAACAGATGAGGGAGTCACGCCGGGGATTATAGCGCAGATGTCAAGACCGAACAAGTGGTCTATCTATAATCTTTTCTCGACAATCGCCAGGATTTCGCGCTTGCGTCGTTCGGCTTCCGCGACGAGTTGCGCCGCGCGCGAACGGCGATCCTGGGTGAACATCGCGTCGTCAATCGAACCAAGATTGATCGCGACGTTCAACGCCGCGCCGCGTACGCCCGCTTCCGCCATCAACGCGCCCACGCCGCCGTCGCTCGCGGCATTCTTGTTGCCTTTTTCCGCGACGACGCGCGCCAGTTCGAGCACTTGCGCGCATTGTTCAGCGACGTGCAGTGGCACATCGGTGGCATGTTTCAGCGCGTCTCGAATCGCGTTCGCGCGCGCGTTTTTTTCTTCGTCGGTGTGCTTGGGCAGTTTGTACGCCTCCATCACGCGCGCGTACGCGTCGGTATCGCTTTGCATCAAGTCGCGCAGTTCGCGCTGCAGTTCTTCGGCGCGTATGAGGATTGTTTGCATTTCGTCATTCACCGCCGCATAGTTTTTTCTGCCGATAGTCAGACGGCACACCATCGCGACGAGCGACGCGCCGAGCGCGCCGCTGAGCGCGGCGACGGTGCCGCCACCCGGCGCGGGTTCCGCCGAGGCAACCTGGTCTAAAAATGTTTGCACGGATTCAGATGCGAAGGACATGGAAAACCTCCTGGATCAATTTAACATCTACGCAAATGCAATCAGCAAGCGGAGATAGAATCCAGGTTTCTTCGAGAAACCTGGATTCTGGCGAAGGGATTGTCAATTTACTCGCCGTGGATTTTCATCTCGACGACCTGGTTCGCGTTCAGCGCCGGCAACTTGAGCGCGTGCGCCGCGAGCTGGGTCAATGCTTCGAGCGGCACGAGTCCGATGAGTTCGCTTTCCAACACCTGGACGTCCCGCCTGTCGGCTTCGGCTTTCACCGCATTGAACGCGGTCAACATACCGGTCACGTTAAAGTCGGTCAGGTTCATCGAAACCTGCGCGAGGTTGCGTTCGCGCAACATGAATCCCTTTGCCTTGACCGATTTCAATCCGCCGCCGCGTTCGCGGATTGCACGTGCAATGTCTTTGGCAATTTGCAAATCGCTCGTTGCCAGGTTGACGTTGAACGCGATGAGGTATGGTCGCGCGCCGATCACCGTCGCACCGGCTTTGCCGAGGCGACTGGGTCCGAAATCCGGCGCGCGCGCTGGGTCGGTCGCGATTTCGCGCCTGAGCGTTTCGTACTGTCCGCGCCGAATGTACGCTAGGTCGCGTCGTTCGGGGCGCGTTGCCGCGCTCTCGTAGAGATACACGGGAATATCCAATTCGCGCGCGACGCGTGCGCCCAAGCGTTGCGCCATCGTGACGCATTCCTGCATCGTCACGCCGCTGACCGGCACGAACGGCACGACATCGGTTGCGCCGATGCGCGGATGTTCGCCGTGATGCGTGTCGAGATCAATCAAGCGCGCGGCGGTCCCGATCCCGCGAAACGCGGCGTCTTCTAGCGCGTCCGGCGCGCCGGCGAGTGTGATGACGCAGCGGTTGTGATCCGCGTCCATCTCGCGGTCGAGCAGTTTGACGCCGGGCAACAACATCGCGCTGACGATTTCATCAACGATTTGCACGCGCCGACCTTCGGAAAAATTCGGCACGCATTCGACAATCTTTTCCATGATTTTCCTTAACTCGGATGTTAATTATGGGACGCGGACGAACGCGGACAAGCGCAGATAAAAAAATAATCCGTGTTCATCCGCGTTCATCCGCGCCCTATTTGTTTTTGGGCGATTCACCGCATCATCGGTATCTTGATGCCGGTTCGCTTGGCGAATTGAATCGCTTCGGGATACCCGGCATCTGCGTGACGAATCACGCCCATGCCTGGGTCGCTCGTCAGCACGCGCTCCAAACGTCGCGCCGCTTCGGGTGTGCCGTCGGCGACGATGACCTGTCCTGCGTGAATCGAATAGCCGATGCCCACGCCGCCGCCGTGATGAATCGAAACCCAGGTCGCGCCGTTCACCGCGTTGATGAGCGCGTTGAGCAGGGGCCAATCCGCGATCGCGTCCGAACCATCGCGCATCGCTTCCGTTTCGCGGCGCGGCGACGCGACGGAACCGGCATCGAGATGATCGCGTCCGATGACAATTGGCGCGGACACGATGCCTTTGGCGACGAGATCGTTGAACTTTAAACCGGCGCGCGCGCGTTCGCCGTAGCCCAGCCAGCAGATGCGCGCCGGTAAACCCTGGAACGCGATGCGTTTTTGCGCCATGCGAATCCAGCGCGCTAGGTGTTCGTTTTCCGGAAAGAGTTCGAGGATCGCTTCGTCGGTCCGATAAATATCTTGCGGATCGCCGGAGAGCGCGACCCAGCGAAACGGTCCCTTGCCTTCGCAGAAAAGCGGACGAATGTATGCGGGCACGAACCCAGGATAATCGAACGCGTTCTTGACGCCGGCGTCATACGCGCGCTGACGCAAATTGTTGCCGTAATCGAAAACGATGGATCCGCGCTTTTGAAAATCGAGCATCGCCTCGACGTGCTTTGCCATGGATGCCATCGAGCGCTGCTGGTAATCGAGGTAATTAGTAATTCGTAATTGGTTCGCTTCTTCGAGCGGCATTTCGGGTACGTACATCAACGGATCATGCGCGGGCGTTTGATCGGTGACGACATCCGGGACAACGCCGCGCGCGACGAGTTCGGACAGCACATCCGCCGCGTTGCCAATCACACCGATAGAGCGCGCTTGTTTTTGCTTGAGCGCATCTTCGACGCGCGTCATCGCGTCCTCGAGATTGTCCGTCAGTTCGTCGAGATAGCGCGTTTCGAGACGACGTTGTGCGCGCTGAGGGTCAACCTCGACGACGAGTGCGACGCCTTGGTTCAACGTCACCGCAAGCGGCTGCGCGCCGCCCATCCCGCCGAGTCCCGCCGTCAAAACGAATTTGCCCTGGAGCGAACCCCAGCCCTGTTGTTGTGCGAGACTGCCAAGCGTTTCATACGTTCCTTGCACGATGCCTTGACTGCCGATATAAATCCAACTGCCCGCCGTCATCTGTCCGTACATGATCAGCCCAGCGCGTTCCCATTCGTCGAAATTTTCCTGGGTCGCCCACGCCGGCACAATGTTCGAGTTCGCGATCAAGACGCGCGGCGCGTCCGGGTGTGATTTGAGAACGCCGACCGGCTTGCCCGACTGGACGAGCAACGTTTCATCCGTTTCGAGTTCGCGCAGTGATTTCACAATCGCGTCGAAACATTCCCAGTTACGCGCGGCGCGCCCGCGTCCGCCGTAGACGATGAGTTCGTCCGGCTTTTCCGCGACGTCGGGATCGAGGTTGTTCATCAACATGCGCAGCGGCGCTTCGGTGAGCCAGGACTTGCACGTGATTTGTGCGCCGCGCGGCGCGCGGATTATTCTCGACATCTTATCATCCTCCCAGATACGCCGCTTTGACGCGCGGATTTTGCGTCAATGCTTGCGTGGTATCGCGCACGTTGTGATATTGCAACGTGAGGTGCTTGGATAATACACGCGTCTTCAGTAGTGTCAAGATACGCGAAGCCCGGCAAGCCGAATTGACACCCGCCCTATTTCGTGGTACATTCTAAACATCTTAAGATGTATTAAGATTTATTTTCTCCTCCTCCGCAAAGGTCGGTTGCCTATGAAGATCACACGGGATAGCGCATTCCCGCTCTACCAGCAACTGGCGAGTGCGTTACGCCATCAAATTGAAACCGGGAAACTCAAGCCCGGCGCGATGTTGCCCCCGGAAAGCATTCTCACGCGCCAGTTTCAAGTTAGCCGCATCACCGCGCGCCAAGCTCTTGACTTGCTCGTGGCAGAAGGATTGATTATCCGCAAGCAAGGTAAGGGCACGTTTGTTTGTCCTCCCAAGATTCAGCAAGACCTAAGTTCACTGCGAGGATTCGCCGAACTCATGGCGACGCGGGGCGCGGAACAAAAGATGCAGGTATTGGCATTCGAGATGGTGTTGCCGGATCAACGTGTTGCCGAGTCACTGCGCGTGACGTCAGGCGAACAGGTGTTGCGGATCAAACGGCGGCATTTGTTGAAAGGCAACCCGATTGCGTATGCCATCATCTACTTGCCGCGTGAGTTGGGGCAGCGTTTCACGATCAACCAGGTTTCCCAGACGCCGATCTATTCCTTGTTGACCGAAAAGGCGCGCGTCGAAATCAAACGCGCGACCCAGGTCGTGCGCGCGATCGGCGCGGATCAAGACGCGGCGACGGTCCTCAAATTACCGCGCGGCGCGCCGGTGATGATGGTCGAACGCATCACCTACGCGCGCGACGAAAAGCCCGTCGAGTATATTCTGTTCTTTCATCGCGGCGATTCGTACGAACTGACCGCCGAACTGAATCGCGAACCGACGAAAAATATCTTGCGCCAGCAAGATAATCTTGGTCGTTTCGCGCCGGACAGTTAGCGGAGATGCTTTGACCAATGGAGGGAAGATGAAAGGCGTGCGTTTATCCGAGTTGACCTGGCAAGAAGCGGCGGCGGCGATCAAAACGCATCCGCTTGCCGTGATCCCGATTGGCGCGGGCACGAAAGAGCACGGACCGCATCT
The genomic region above belongs to Chloroflexota bacterium and contains:
- the hutU gene encoding urocanate hydratase, producing MSRIIRAPRGAQITCKSWLTEAPLRMLMNNLDPDVAEKPDELIVYGGRGRAARNWECFDAIVKSLRELETDETLLVQSGKPVGVLKSHPDAPRVLIANSNIVPAWATQENFDEWERAGLIMYGQMTAGSWIYIGSQGIVQGTYETLGSLAQQQGWGSLQGKFVLTAGLGGMGGAQPLAVTLNQGVALVVEVDPQRAQRRLETRYLDELTDNLEDAMTRVEDALKQKQARSIGVIGNAADVLSELVARGVVPDVVTDQTPAHDPLMYVPEMPLEEANQLRITNYLDYQQRSMASMAKHVEAMLDFQKRGSIVFDYGNNLRQRAYDAGVKNAFDYPGFVPAYIRPLFCEGKGPFRWVALSGDPQDIYRTDEAILELFPENEHLARWIRMAQKRIAFQGLPARICWLGYGERARAGLKFNDLVAKGIVSAPIVIGRDHLDAGSVASPRRETEAMRDGSDAIADWPLLNALINAVNGATWVSIHHGGGVGIGYSIHAGQVIVADGTPEAARRLERVLTSDPGMGVIRHADAGYPEAIQFAKRTGIKIPMMR
- a CDS encoding ATP-dependent RecD-like DNA helicase; the protein is MTPSSVPLQSLRGTIERITFYNEENGYTVARFLPEGKPDTITIVGNLMGANVGESLSLDGIWTNHPQHGRQFEIKHFSLQYPATVQGLRKYLGSGLIKGVGPVTAERIVKHFGLDTLDVIETDVARLREVDGVGPKRIEIIQRGWAEQKQIKEVMLFLQSHGVSTSLAVKIYKAYGDGALNIVRNDPYRLARDIWGIGFLTADKIARAMGIQPSDPARIEAGVRYVLGQFSDDGHVFALRTDLIRAATEALDASAQLVEEAIARLAQAEEVFVEDEAVYLIPFYYAEIGVANRLKELVAQPRTRLEEFRALDWASAFEWVAQKNRIALTAKQQEAVKTALTSKVSVLTGGPGTGKTTSVRALIQLLKAKRKTFKLAAPTGRAAKRLSEATGETAQTLHRLLEFKPYEGNKFLRDRDNPLDADLIIVDELSMIDLLLMNALLKALDLWSHVLLIGDPDQLPSVGAGSVLRDLIASQFVPVVALDVIFRQAEESLIITNAHRINQGEMPQFTQVAKDFFLFKESEPEQAAQRVVEVVKTRIPNKFGMDAIEDIQVLSPMHRGTVGVGALNQSLQDALNPAAERKKEQRHGSRVFRVGDKVLQTRNNYDKQVFNGDLGRVVSVDSEDQVLGVDFDGARVEYEFGELDELVHAFAMSVHKSQGSEYRAVVIPLLTQHYLMLQRNLLYTAVTRAKELVVLVGTPKAIALAVKNNKIVQRNSRLAKRLQEPAQTKNAPTKKSSAVYKTGS
- a CDS encoding PD40 domain-containing protein encodes the protein MFDNMPNVGKKGNPGSSNRRAPIVVGLLALVALLICLALAGLGAGTFWLQRPGSSLPEKLGLTSPSTSVTSDATTAPAASSSARATGKIAYSVFTGDSPEGKTIWVMNADGSNPKQILPKASSPTFSPDGKRIAFYQWNNGIFVANADGSNAQKILGETNAKYLAWSHDGKWIAFASQPIQKEGMNVNIDAVFADGSLRRTIVGGGTLPAWSPDDTQITFSSCRGSNCGILIASSLGNDGGRLIVGELGANPMWSPDGQRIVYQAEADGVKQLFVVNANGSGKRQLTTGKEQHVGATWSLDGNFIFYRATDNNHWGIYRMNADGSNPTRLIQDVAPVDWAYERLAVGK
- the ftcD gene encoding glutamate formimidoyltransferase, which gives rise to MEKIVECVPNFSEGRRVQIVDEIVSAMLLPGVKLLDREMDADHNRCVITLAGAPDALEDAAFRGIGTAARLIDLDTHHGEHPRIGATDVVPFVPVSGVTMQECVTMAQRLGARVARELDIPVYLYESAATRPERRDLAYIRRGQYETLRREIATDPARAPDFGPSRLGKAGATVIGARPYLIAFNVNLATSDLQIAKDIARAIRERGGGLKSVKAKGFMLRERNLAQVSMNLTDFNVTGMLTAFNAVKAEADRRDVQVLESELIGLVPLEALTQLAAHALKLPALNANQVVEMKIHGE
- a CDS encoding SOS response-associated peptidase, which codes for MCGRFIIQSDLEQIQLAFNIAQVNAEVKPNYNVAPTQQVVAVVQRDGQNVLDAMRWGLIPVWAKDMAIGSKMINARAETVAEKASFKRPLKSRRCLIVADGFYEWQKTGAQKIPMFIQLKSKKPFGFAGLYDVWKSPDDEWIASCTIITTSANELMKPIHERMPVILPKTSYKSWLNPANQDLGELVTLLQPYPADKMIAYPVSSLVNSPRNNSAELIRPVSD
- a CDS encoding GntR family transcriptional regulator, whose product is MKITRDSAFPLYQQLASALRHQIETGKLKPGAMLPPESILTRQFQVSRITARQALDLLVAEGLIIRKQGKGTFVCPPKIQQDLSSLRGFAELMATRGAEQKMQVLAFEMVLPDQRVAESLRVTSGEQVLRIKRRHLLKGNPIAYAIIYLPRELGQRFTINQVSQTPIYSLLTEKARVEIKRATQVVRAIGADQDAATVLKLPRGAPVMMVERITYARDEKPVEYILFFHRGDSYELTAELNREPTKNILRQQDNLGRFAPDS
- a CDS encoding cyclodeaminase/cyclohydrolase family protein — encoded protein: MSFASESVQTFLDQVASAEPAPGGGTVAALSGALGASLVAMVCRLTIGRKNYAAVNDEMQTILIRAEELQRELRDLMQSDTDAYARVMEAYKLPKHTDEEKNARANAIRDALKHATDVPLHVAEQCAQVLELARVVAEKGNKNAASDGGVGALMAEAGVRGAALNVAINLGSIDDAMFTQDRRSRAAQLVAEAERRKREILAIVEKRL